Part of the Nicotiana sylvestris chromosome 5, ASM39365v2, whole genome shotgun sequence genome is shown below.
GACCTGTATTCTTATCTTGTAAATCTTTATGTACTTATAGAAAGAAATGCACACATGCACTCCCAGATGCACGCGCACACATATAGAGTACTCTGACATTTCATCATTATACAGGCCAGATTGAACTTTTTTCACATGTTCCTGTGCTGAAGAACTTTGTGGAACACCTAAGGCGTAAAAATTTTAATGTTTGTGTTGTGTATTTACTTGATTCTCAGGTGCGTGAtctttactagttgattttcttcttctctttttccttccCCTGCTATTAACCATGGCGTTTATGTTCTTTTTGTATCTCAGTTTATCACAGATGTGACCAAATTCATAAGTGGTTGCATGGCTTCACTCTCTGCTATGGTTCAACTTGAACTACCCCATGTTAACATTCTCTCAAAAATGGATCTTGTGACAAACAAAAAGGATGTTGAGAAGTTAGTCCTACTACCTCTAACTATTCGTTTCATGTCTTTGGCACTTTCAACACATGCTCCCACTAATTGTCTTTGTTATTTTAGTGTATTAAAATTTATTTTCCCTTTAGTTACTTGGATCCAGAGCCTCAGCTGTTACTAGCAGAGTTGAATAAGCGAATGGCTCCACAATTTCAGAAGCTTAACAAATCACTGATTGAAGTGGTAAGCTGTGATAGTTATGATGTTTCCAAGAATTGCGTATTAGTTATTGAATTGACAATCACATATGTTTTGTGTTCTCGATTATTCTCTTTATATAATTGGAACGTAATGGCAACTTTACTTGAAGAGGTTGTTCTTTCTCCCAAGTTAGATACAAGATTGTACAGGCTTGTAGGATATGAATTATCTGCCACGGATTCTGCCCTACTTTAAGTCTTTACTTTCAGATGAAAAGATATGAGAAGAAAGTTATCTGTAATGGCTGATATTTTTCTTGTGTACAGGTGGACCAGTACAGCATGGTGAGCTTTCTCCCTCTTGACTTGAGAAAAGAGAGCAGGTAACATACTCTTCCTTGTGGTAAATTTAAATGATCTTTATGGAAGCAACGTTTGTTCGAGATTGAATTGATCAGCTTGATTTATTGGTAGCAAACATAATGCAATGATGTTTCAGTGTCGCACTTCCATCAATATGCACCTGGTTCTCATGTTTTCACTCCCTGCTTCCCGCTCACACTTGATGTTTTCATAGTAACTTATCTCAAATATAAATGTGATGATGACGACAGTGATAATTTGTGCTTTTTAGTTTGCCAGATATTTAGCCGTTTCTTATAGATTGCTTGGTTGGTAAACTTATGCTAATAACTTTTGACCTAAAGGATAGTACATTAGACGTCTGAACCACCAGATGGATGGTAGCTTGTTTGTCTGTGCTTGTGTATGTGTTTGTTGTGTGCGTAACCCACACAAGAAGCACCTTTTGTGCTTTTAGTCTTACTATTAAATTATTGTTTCAGCCTCTGACAAAGATCAATGTTCTCTGCTGTTTTGCAGCATACAGTACATCTTATCTCAGATTGACAACTGCATTCAGTATGGAGAGGATGCTGATGTAAAGGTTAAAGATTTCGACCCTGAGGAGGACGATTAAATTAAGTCTTCTTGACTCGTTCTAAAAGGAGCAAGGTCTTACTCAAATCAGTAAGGTCTTACTGATGCTGATGCATGTTGCAAACTCAAAAACTACCTAAATGTATCACATTAGCAGAATAATAGCTGCTCAAACATGAACAAAGAATAAAGTTTATTCACTGCTAATCAAGCAATTAGCTAAACAAAATGTATCAGATTAGCAGAGCTTCTCAAACACCAACTTTACCCCCAAAAAGGATGAATTTTCTTCTCCACTAATCAGACAAAATATAGCTGGACATATCATGAACTCTAAAGAAAGATACTATATTGAGTACTACTACATTACTTGCAACAAATTGACAAAATGTTCCAATCAAGACAgtgcaaataaaaaaaaaagaacatgCTAATAGATATAGGAATACAAGCCTAATGTTGAAAGTAGTCATTGCACCTTGCACCAAGCATCTTTTTATTAACAAGTGATTAATCCTTTgccgattatatatatatatatatatatatatatatatatatatatatatatatatatttgttagTCACTTCCATTCCTCTAGAACAATCAGTATTTTATTTGACTCTATCTTTTGTCTAAAAGTAAGATTTATAAGTTAAATCTGCTTCAAAAGTATTAATAACTTAGTAGAAGTTAACATATATATAAAACTGATTTGCATTGCACACCACCTAACTATTAGTCAAATTTAAAGAAAGAGATAAATCAGCAGATGACTAATTCAACCatgaataaagaagaaagaaaaaagtaTTACTGGTACCAATATAAATCTTTTACCAATTATTTGAAATTTACAAAAAATTTAATCCTTCTTGGTTTTGATTTACAGATTTTGTTCCTCACTATACACATTGTTATAATCTATGTGTGATTCTTATCTGGAAGAACAACTTTTTCTTGTTGTTTCAAGTCAACTTCTTTCTTTAGAAAAATAAGTTTCATGTGAAGTTGTTTTTAATCATCTTAGGAAGCTTTGTGAATCATAGAGTTAATATAACTTTGTCCATCCCTTTGACATGTATTTCActgaaaaattgagaaaaaaataaAGGAATCCATATTTTAAGAACAAAAAGTTACATTTTGACCATATGGTAAAATTCGTCTTCTATGTATTgcttagaaaagaaaaaaagacagaTATTTGAGCTTCATTAGTTGTTTTATTAATCTGACATTATTAGCTCCTGCTAGGACTAATGAATTCTAAACAAAAGAACTAACATGtttgatccacatatatatatatatatatatatatatatatatatatatatatatatatatatatatatatatatggatctggACATAGAATGGAGAAGAGAAGGGTAATTATGTCATTTTgaacagaagaaaaaaaaaagtcaaaaatggATTTCTTTTCCATATTTAAGTTGGTGATAGAAGAACCTTCCTAGAATAATTTACTCTTTCCGTttcattttaattattattttagttCTTTTCACGTCTATCAAGAAAATAACaaataacaaattaattaggTTATCACTATCAAAAGAACTATTGCTTCTTTAAAATTAACAGCTTATTCGAAAAGTTGTTACCACGACtgtgcataatttggtaaatactGAATTACTATATCGAAatcgaaaattttggtatttgatATTCGATATTTTAGTATTcggtttaagttttaaaaaatattgGTATTAGGTAtgatatttggtattttaaaatgaaatatcgaaatatattatattacacaatacatatattattaattataacataaatataaaaatttgaaattttacTTTACTTTATTATCTAAGTTTATCAATTAACTCTAAGCaagtaacaagacatttctaatgatcaaatTTGTTCATTTATATACAATTTCTCTCTCTGGGTTAGATATTTGCTAGTTTGGGACAAAAATTTTGTCAACCAACATTTTTAGTTGTGTACTTTTGAGTaatttaattaagaatattacgGTCTACGACTCAatgcactagttagtattcaaaccAAATAAACCGAAATTATCGAACCGAATAAACGGAAACCAAAACCGAAAGGAGAAAAaccgaaccataccgaatttaattaggtatGGTACTGGTATATCATTTTaagaaaccgaataccgaaaataCCGAACCAAAATGTCTAAATACCGTACTGATGGTCGAACACCCCTAGTTGTTATacgtcgtttcataatgtatcttATTGAATTGTACTGCATTGTATTGTATagtttgatgaatacaatgttttAATAGATTGTATCATTTGCCGTCATTTCATGATCTCACGCACcgacaatatgaagaataaacttgcaaagTTACAAAGAAAACATAGGATACGaagtaaaattattatataaaaaaagtaGGGTAAAGGATAAAATATGATTATCTAATTATGAGTAAGggcaagatgagagaaaaaagtAAGAAAATGATACCACCACACCAAATCTGTCATtccataaagtgacacttttcATTGTTACGTAAAGATGGATTtatgatacgatacaataaaatttaagtaacaatcaacacaaacattgtatttaaagtaataaTACGATACtatacaataggtaacaaccatccaatcAAGGGTATAGGTCCGCAGATGGTTGACTCAGTTGGTTTGGCGAGTAATTTCCCACATGGGAGACCTGAGATTGATTTCCCTCACAAGCAACCTCTCAGTCAGAGTTTGCCACACCGAACTTGCCTAGTGCGATTTACTTCTTCTGTGTTATTTACGAGCGATTGCACAATGAACAGGTTACTGAGTGGAGTACCTAATGCTCATCCAAAGGTTAGGGAATGCGGGTTTCCTTGaaattttttacaaaaaataaaatatattaaaggTATAGTTGAAAAATATTaacaaattttaaaagaaattatgaCCAATATTCTAGGAGCTATAATTGAGACATATTTTAGGAGCTACAAAATATTTCGGGTAGACGTGCAACACTCTTGTCTCATACGACTTATGCTTTAATAATTataacaacgacccagtaaaatctcaTAAGTTGAGTCTGGAAAGGAGAGTGTATACGGAGACCTTATTCCTCAACTATATTTCAttgtatcgtgttggttggttcggaTCCGGAGTGGTTTCggtgtggaatgagacacttagtctcctatttagaaacttaagttggaaaagtcaaccggatgttgacttatgagaaAACGACATCGTATTAGCATTTttatggttcggttagctccgttaggttattttggacttgggagcatgTCCGGAACGTAATTTGGAGGTCTATGgtagaattagacttgaattgacgaaattggaaaatttggcgattttggttggtagtggaaaatttgatattggggtcggaatggaattccggaagttggagtaggttcgtagtgtcatttgtgacgtgtgtgcaaaagtttaggtAATTCAgaggtgatttggtaggtttcaacatcgtttgcggaatttggaagtttagaagttcttaggcttgaatccgaggtgatttggtgttttgatgttgttttgagcgatTTGAAGGTTCGACTAAATTTGAATGATATTATgagatgtgttggcatgtttggttgagttcCCGAAGGGcttgggatgatttcggatggttaacagaggATTTGGAAATGGAATAGTGTAGCTGAAGCTGCTGCTTTtgatgtttccgcacctgcggagtgggaaccgcaggtgcaAGGATCACAGATGCGGAAGGGAACCGTAGGTGCAAGAATCGCAGATGCAGAAGGGAACCACAATGTGGAATTTGGAAAGCTGAGGTAGGAGCCACAGGTGCGAATAGTGGAGCGCACATGCGAGACTGCAGGTGCGACGTTAGGACCGCAATAGCAGTATCTGAGGGAATAAGtgggaaccgcacctgcgatggattttCCGCAGGTGCTGTGTCGCAGATGTGActattggaccgcagatgcagaatttctaggcagaaagtataaattgtggacttcgcgaattttgggtcattcttcaccattttaatccggatttggagcttttgggagcaatttgaaaagggattcaagggagttttcattgaggtaagtaatttgaGTCCTAATACTCGTATTTATGGTAATTTTCCGttgtttaatcatgtaattagtggtgattaagggtgaaaatgagggggttagggcttgggattttggagagtttgattgaagatttgaggggtcaaatggagtcggattttgataaatcttTTATGTATGGACTCGCGAGTGAAAGGGCTttctaattttgtgatttttgttgt
Proteins encoded:
- the LOC104247850 gene encoding uncharacterized protein, coding for MGYAQLVIGPAGSGKSTYCSSLHQHCETTRRTIHIVNLDPAAENFDYPVAMDIRELISLDDVMEELGLGPNGGLMYCMEHLEENLDEWLTEELDNYLDDDYLVFDCPGQIELFSHVPVLKNFVEHLRRKNFNVCVVYLLDSQFITDVTKFISGCMASLSAMVQLELPHVNILSKMDLVTNKKDVENYLDPEPQLLLAELNKRMAPQFQKLNKSLIEVVDQYSMVSFLPLDLRKESSIQYILSQIDNCIQYGEDADVKVKDFDPEEDD